In the Herpetosiphon gulosus genome, CAAGGCTATTGCTCTGATCGCCGAATACGATAAAGGCAAAAATTGCCGCAAAGATTGCTGCCAACAACAGCGGCGTGCCAAACGTGGCAATCAAAAAGCCTTTACGTTTGGCGTGAACAGCGTATTCATGAGCGGCGATCGTCCACCATTTTGCCTTGCTCATTGGCCACGCTCCCCATTAACCACCCGCACAAAAATATCGTCGAGTGAAGGAATCGCTACCTCAAAGCGATCAACTGTGGTGTCGCTGCGGCTGGCTAAGGCTTGGAAAACGCTTTGAGGACTGGTGCCAGCTTGCAAATTAAGCTGCACTTGACCATTTTCAGCTTGGACGCTCTCGATGCCTGGCAAATTATCGAATGAGCCATGGCCTTCGACCCAAACTGCATTGGGGGCAAAGCGGCGACGAACATCACGCAATGTCCCATTCAAGACAATCTCGCCACGATTGAACATCACAATCCGATCGCACATTTCTTCGATCAGGTGCATTTGGTGGGTGCACATCAGCACCGCCCGACCTTCGCGCCGAATATCAAACAACAGATCTTTAACCATGCGCGTGTTTACCGGGTCAAGCGCTTCAAACGGTTCGTCGATAATTACAATATCGGGTTCGTGCAAAATGGTTGTGCCAAATTGCACTTTTTGCTGCATCCCTTTGCTTAACTCGCTGACCTTC is a window encoding:
- a CDS encoding ATP-binding cassette domain-containing protein; the encoded protein is MAMLNIVDVKKSFAGTEAVRGVSFNVEPGELFGVLGPNGAGKTTTIRMILDILRPDSGSIEVLGGAMDEAKKNRIGYLPEERGLYRNLKVLDCMVYLATLKGLERNEARKRASAYLERVELGHVAQKKVSELSKGMQQKVQFGTTILHEPDIVIIDEPFEALDPVNTRMVKDLLFDIRREGRAVLMCTHQMHLIEEMCDRIVMFNRGEIVLNGTLRDVRRRFAPNAVWVEGHGSFDNLPGIESVQAENGQVQLNLQAGTSPQSVFQALASRSDTTVDRFEVAIPSLDDIFVRVVNGERGQ